In Streptomyces sp. 840.1, one DNA window encodes the following:
- a CDS encoding LLM class flavin-dependent oxidoreductase codes for MELGLITFGSLLPDPLTGRTLTQQQRLRDVVRAAAEAEEAGFAWYTIGEHHFGERDVISSPALVLAAIAEHTSTIRLATGTTLVANRDPVLVAEDYALVDLLSGGRLELMAGGSFFPEPYAVFDQDPKSKAARKRENTELLLRLWTEERVTWQGEFRPPLDEVTVQPRPLQQRPPIWISGGIGPESVHLAVDHGLPLVVGTTAREPATFAPVFDSYRSLWNESGRTGPPGRLGAASHVFVAESSQRAKSLWSSYMNNYLTVKKPGNTHFSTPPDFDTYIGPDGPAICGSPAEVVDKLGRLHELWGHDLHLLAIDVGGIPYAQVQEATELTAAEVLPQVTGLGAGTVAAGA; via the coding sequence ATGGAGCTAGGGCTCATCACTTTCGGCAGCCTTCTTCCCGACCCGCTCACCGGCCGCACCCTCACCCAGCAGCAGCGGCTGCGGGACGTGGTCCGGGCCGCGGCCGAGGCGGAGGAGGCCGGCTTCGCCTGGTACACCATCGGCGAACACCACTTCGGCGAGCGGGACGTGATCTCCTCGCCCGCCCTGGTGCTGGCCGCGATAGCCGAGCACACGTCGACGATCCGGCTCGCCACCGGCACCACCCTGGTCGCCAACCGCGACCCGGTGCTGGTCGCCGAGGACTACGCCCTGGTCGACCTGCTGTCCGGCGGCCGTCTCGAACTCATGGCGGGCGGCTCTTTCTTCCCCGAGCCGTACGCGGTCTTCGACCAGGACCCGAAGTCGAAGGCGGCGCGCAAGCGCGAGAACACCGAGCTGCTGCTGCGGCTGTGGACCGAGGAACGTGTCACCTGGCAGGGCGAGTTCCGGCCGCCGCTCGACGAGGTCACCGTCCAGCCCCGGCCGCTCCAGCAGCGCCCGCCGATCTGGATCAGCGGCGGCATCGGACCGGAGTCCGTGCACCTCGCCGTCGATCACGGACTGCCCCTGGTGGTGGGCACCACCGCCCGCGAACCGGCCACCTTCGCACCGGTCTTCGACTCCTACCGCAGCCTGTGGAACGAGAGCGGCCGCACCGGTCCGCCCGGCCGGCTGGGTGCCGCCAGCCATGTCTTCGTCGCCGAATCGTCGCAGCGGGCAAAGTCGTTGTGGTCCTCGTACATGAACAACTACCTGACCGTGAAGAAGCCCGGCAACACCCACTTCTCCACGCCGCCCGACTTCGACACCTACATCGGCCCCGACGGGCCCGCGATCTGCGGAAGCCCCGCCGAGGTCGTCGACAAACTGGGCCGGCTGCACGAGCTGTGGGGGCACGATCTGCACCTGCTCGCCATCGACGTGGGCGGCATCCCCTACGCGCAGGTGCAGGAGGCCACCGAACTCACCGCCGCCGAAGTGCTGCCCCAGGTCACGGGGCTGGGCGCGGGGACGGTGGCGGCCGGTGCCTGA
- a CDS encoding ABC transporter ATP-binding protein, translating to MNVVDPVQPAPRAAEPAGSTGTPLLAVQGLRIGYRTAGGTHIAVDGLDLTATAGRITAVVGESGSGKSSTAHALIGLLPTGGRVLGGSVRLQGEELTGLGERAWREVRGRRVGLIPQDPGVSLDPVKPVGAQVAEVLRVHGLATRRHAPARAVDLLAEAGLPDPAQRARQYPHELSGGMRQRVLIAIATAARPRLLVADEPTSALDVTVQRQILDHLQNVVTTTGTAMLLVTHDLAVVADRAQHVVVMSQARVVEAGPAEQVLTDPQHPYTRRLLADAPTLAARPPRRDRTPPADTPHEPARPPVPLLQVSGLTRAFPVRGPALSRRRSRTAVDGVELRLDRGETLGLVGESGSGKSTTARMILGLERADSGTVLLDGVDVTTARGAARRALHRRIQFVYQNPYASLNPRFTVAELLTEPLRNHRIGTAKEWGATVRRLLDDVALPAGTELRKAAELSGGQRQRVAIARALALGPELLVCDEPVSALDVTVQARILELLIGLQERHGLSYLFISHDLAVVAQVSDRIAVMRDGRIVESGPADELLRSPNHPYTKELLAAAPGDRRIESPTEDNPWS from the coding sequence GTGAACGTGGTGGACCCGGTACAGCCGGCTCCCCGCGCGGCGGAACCTGCCGGGAGCACCGGCACCCCGCTGCTGGCCGTCCAGGGCCTGCGGATCGGCTACCGCACCGCGGGCGGCACCCACATCGCCGTCGACGGCCTCGACCTCACGGCCACGGCCGGCCGGATCACCGCCGTGGTGGGCGAGTCCGGCTCCGGGAAGAGCAGCACGGCCCACGCCCTGATCGGCCTGCTGCCCACCGGCGGCAGGGTGCTGGGCGGCTCCGTCCGCCTCCAGGGCGAGGAGCTGACCGGGCTCGGCGAGCGCGCGTGGCGGGAGGTGCGCGGGCGCCGCGTCGGACTGATCCCGCAGGACCCCGGCGTCTCCCTCGACCCCGTCAAACCCGTCGGCGCCCAGGTCGCCGAGGTGCTCCGGGTCCACGGCCTGGCCACCCGCAGGCACGCCCCGGCCCGAGCCGTCGACCTGCTGGCCGAGGCCGGGCTGCCCGACCCGGCGCAACGCGCCCGCCAGTACCCGCACGAACTGTCCGGCGGCATGCGCCAGCGCGTCCTCATCGCCATCGCCACCGCCGCCCGGCCCAGGCTCCTGGTGGCCGACGAACCCACCTCGGCCCTCGACGTCACGGTGCAGCGGCAGATCCTCGACCACCTCCAGAACGTGGTGACCACCACCGGCACCGCGATGCTCCTGGTCACCCACGACCTCGCGGTGGTCGCCGACCGCGCCCAGCACGTGGTGGTGATGTCACAGGCCCGGGTGGTCGAGGCGGGCCCCGCCGAACAAGTCCTCACCGACCCCCAGCACCCCTACACACGCAGACTGCTGGCCGACGCGCCCACCCTCGCGGCGCGCCCGCCGCGCCGCGACCGCACCCCGCCGGCCGATACGCCGCACGAGCCCGCCCGGCCGCCGGTCCCGCTGCTCCAGGTGTCCGGGCTGACCCGCGCCTTCCCCGTCCGGGGCCCGGCACTGTCCCGGCGCCGCTCGCGCACCGCCGTCGACGGGGTCGAACTGCGGCTGGACCGGGGCGAGACCCTGGGCCTCGTCGGCGAGTCCGGCTCCGGCAAGTCGACCACCGCGCGCATGATCCTCGGCCTGGAGCGGGCCGACAGCGGCACGGTGCTGCTGGACGGCGTCGACGTCACCACCGCACGGGGAGCAGCCCGCCGGGCCCTGCACCGCCGCATCCAGTTCGTCTACCAGAACCCCTACGCCTCGCTGAACCCCCGCTTCACCGTCGCGGAACTGCTCACCGAGCCGCTGCGCAACCACCGCATCGGCACCGCGAAGGAGTGGGGCGCGACCGTGCGGCGCCTCCTGGACGACGTGGCGCTGCCGGCCGGGACCGAGCTCCGCAAGGCCGCCGAACTGTCCGGCGGCCAGCGCCAGCGCGTTGCCATCGCCCGCGCGCTCGCGCTCGGACCCGAACTGCTCGTGTGCGACGAGCCGGTCTCCGCACTCGACGTCACCGTCCAGGCCCGCATCCTGGAGCTCCTCATCGGCCTCCAGGAACGCCACGGCCTGAGCTACCTCTTCATCTCGCACGACCTGGCGGTCGTCGCCCAGGTCAGCGACCGGATCGCCGTCATGCGCGACGGCCGGATCGTGGAGAGCGGCCCCGCCGACGAGCTGCTGCGCTCCCCGAACCACCCCTACACCAAGGAACTGCTGGCCGCTGCGCCCGGCGACCGACGCATCGAAAGCCCGACGGAGGACAACCCATGGAGCTAG
- a CDS encoding ABC transporter permease, whose product MTELTKTPVAPDPGPVAGAEPVRDGREPAPERARIRRLLGAPLRSPGVTLSVLVLLLVLGWALVPEWFTGRNPLSGVPGERFRPPSAEHLFGTDQLGRDIYARVVHGAALSLRATVAAILIAFGGGAVLGLAAGFFGHWTDAVIMRAVEVMLSVPPVLLSLTIITALGFGTGQVAIAIGVTSVAAFTRVMRAEVLRVRTAPYVEAAVLTGTRWWRILPRYILPAAIGPVLALAALDFGLVVLAISSLSFLGYGEPPPAPEWGSLVAEGRNYLATSWWLTTLPSLTVTVVVLAANRLSRVLETEGRNR is encoded by the coding sequence ATGACGGAACTGACGAAGACGCCCGTCGCCCCGGACCCCGGGCCCGTGGCCGGGGCGGAGCCGGTCCGGGACGGACGGGAGCCCGCCCCGGAGCGCGCCCGCATCCGGCGACTGCTGGGCGCGCCCCTGCGCTCGCCCGGCGTCACCCTCTCCGTCCTGGTACTGCTCCTGGTCCTCGGCTGGGCCCTCGTACCCGAGTGGTTCACCGGCCGGAACCCGCTGTCCGGGGTGCCGGGCGAGCGGTTCCGGCCACCCAGCGCCGAACACCTCTTCGGGACCGACCAACTGGGCCGCGACATCTACGCACGGGTGGTGCACGGCGCGGCCCTGTCGCTGCGCGCCACCGTCGCCGCCATCCTGATCGCGTTCGGCGGCGGGGCGGTGCTCGGCCTGGCCGCCGGCTTCTTCGGCCACTGGACGGACGCCGTCATCATGCGGGCCGTCGAGGTGATGCTCTCGGTGCCGCCGGTGCTGCTCTCGCTCACGATCATCACCGCGCTCGGCTTCGGCACCGGTCAGGTGGCCATCGCCATCGGTGTGACCAGCGTCGCCGCGTTCACCCGGGTCATGCGCGCCGAGGTGCTGCGGGTGCGGACGGCGCCGTACGTCGAGGCGGCCGTCCTCACCGGAACCCGGTGGTGGCGCATCCTGCCCCGCTACATCCTGCCCGCGGCGATCGGCCCCGTACTGGCCCTGGCCGCACTCGACTTCGGCCTCGTCGTCCTCGCCATCTCCAGCCTCAGCTTCCTCGGCTACGGGGAGCCGCCACCGGCCCCCGAATGGGGATCGCTCGTCGCCGAGGGACGCAACTACCTCGCCACCTCCTGGTGGCTGACCACCCTGCCCAGCCTCACCGTCACCGTCGTCGTACTCGCCGCCAACCGGCTCTCGCGGGTGCTGGAGACAGAAGGGAGAAACCGGTGA
- a CDS encoding ABC transporter permease — MNTALYAVTRILRALFVVWAAFTLTFVALRLLPGDPVALMLSGRGGFAGLTPEQIAATRAELGFDRPLITQYGSALADAVRGDFGASLQSGQPVSRMITEAIPPTLQIGAIALVLALVIGTLTGVAANLTASPFLRQLLRSIPSFAVSMPSFWVGLILIQLLSFQWHLFPSLGNSGVQSTVLPAFTMAIPGSALVAQVLGKSLHTTLQEPYADTVRATGAGRARLLFGHGLRNAAIPAVTVLGLLVGYLIGGAVVVETVFSRPGMGRITQSAVSAQDLPVVQGVVVVAALAFAVVNLLIDLVYPVLDPRIRSTGRLVTS; from the coding sequence GTGAACACGGCCCTGTACGCGGTCACCAGGATCCTGCGCGCGCTGTTCGTCGTCTGGGCCGCCTTCACCCTCACCTTCGTCGCGCTGCGGCTGCTGCCCGGCGATCCGGTGGCGCTGATGCTGAGCGGACGCGGCGGCTTCGCCGGGCTGACGCCCGAACAGATCGCCGCCACCCGGGCGGAGCTGGGCTTCGACCGCCCGCTGATCACCCAGTACGGATCGGCGCTCGCGGACGCGGTGCGCGGTGACTTCGGCGCGTCCCTCCAGAGCGGGCAGCCGGTCTCCCGGATGATCACCGAGGCGATCCCTCCGACACTCCAGATCGGCGCTATCGCACTGGTGCTCGCACTCGTCATCGGCACCCTGACCGGGGTGGCCGCCAACCTCACCGCCAGCCCGTTCCTACGTCAACTGCTGCGTTCCATACCGTCGTTCGCGGTATCGATGCCGTCGTTCTGGGTGGGTCTCATCCTCATCCAGCTGCTCTCCTTCCAGTGGCACCTCTTCCCCTCGCTCGGGAACAGCGGAGTGCAGAGCACGGTCCTGCCCGCCTTCACCATGGCGATCCCGGGTTCCGCCCTGGTGGCCCAGGTGCTCGGCAAGAGCCTGCACACCACCCTTCAGGAGCCGTACGCCGACACCGTCCGGGCCACCGGCGCGGGCAGGGCCCGGCTGCTGTTCGGGCACGGGCTGCGCAACGCGGCCATTCCGGCCGTGACCGTCCTCGGCCTGCTCGTCGGATACCTGATCGGCGGCGCGGTCGTCGTCGAGACGGTGTTCTCGCGGCCCGGGATGGGACGCATCACCCAGTCCGCCGTCTCGGCCCAGGACCTGCCCGTCGTCCAGGGCGTCGTGGTCGTCGCCGCCCTCGCCTTCGCGGTGGTGAACCTGCTGATCGACCTGGTGTACCCGGTGCTCGATCCCAGAATCCGCTCCACGGGACGGCTGGTGACCTCATGA
- a CDS encoding ABC transporter substrate-binding protein, with the protein MSTRTTGPRPRLRLAIALLAVVLPVAACSGEGTDPGGGGSSGAPRDGGTLLVGAEADPSCLDAQQTGQVTAVDITRSVVDGLTYQDPKTGKIVPWLAKSFTTSADGSDFTFVLRDGATFSDGKPVDAAAVKTTFDNLVKLPANGAPSYLIGYQGTTVTDAHRLTVKFSTANAQFLQATSTVGLGILSPATFTASAAERCRGKFIGSGPYVLDHYTTNQEVVLKKRKDYAWPSSIAENKGAAHFDEVKFSFIPEGGARTGALTSGQVQIAKALLPTDEAQFKGNGFRVLSAPGPGLVPPLSLNHKGILADYKVRAALLKGIDRQELVDSVFSSSYKPATSVLSSVTPYYKDFSDKLRHDPDGAKALLDSAGWKPGKDGIRVKDGKPLALTWLIPAPMPPANEAVQQQLRKIGVDVKLKPVAPPVYVEQQQKGQFDLTAVGVTRADPDVLRNLFYSKGDNLWHLPAGKLDTYLEQEVSATDEKGRQSAVNSAVEWILDHADTVPLYEGAQVHGVSDKVRGFGLDASNRFDLHDAWLG; encoded by the coding sequence ATGTCCACGAGAACCACCGGCCCGCGTCCTCGGCTCCGTCTCGCGATCGCACTGCTCGCGGTCGTCCTGCCCGTCGCGGCCTGTTCGGGGGAGGGGACCGACCCCGGCGGCGGCGGGAGCAGCGGCGCACCCCGTGACGGTGGCACGCTGCTGGTCGGCGCCGAGGCGGACCCGAGCTGCCTGGACGCGCAGCAGACCGGGCAGGTCACAGCGGTGGACATCACCCGTTCCGTGGTGGACGGGCTCACCTACCAGGACCCGAAGACCGGCAAGATCGTGCCCTGGCTGGCGAAGTCGTTCACCACCAGCGCCGACGGCAGCGACTTCACCTTCGTCCTGCGGGACGGCGCGACCTTCAGCGACGGCAAGCCCGTCGACGCCGCCGCCGTGAAGACCACGTTCGACAACCTGGTGAAGCTGCCGGCGAACGGCGCCCCCAGCTATCTGATCGGCTACCAGGGCACCACCGTCACCGACGCGCACCGGCTCACCGTGAAGTTCTCCACGGCCAACGCCCAGTTCCTCCAGGCGACATCGACCGTAGGGCTGGGCATCCTGTCGCCCGCGACCTTCACCGCGTCCGCCGCCGAACGCTGCCGGGGGAAGTTCATCGGCTCCGGGCCGTACGTGCTGGACCACTACACCACCAACCAGGAAGTCGTCCTGAAGAAGCGCAAGGACTACGCCTGGCCCTCCTCCATCGCCGAGAACAAGGGCGCGGCGCACTTCGACGAGGTCAAGTTCTCCTTCATCCCGGAGGGCGGGGCCCGCACCGGCGCCCTCACCTCCGGCCAGGTCCAGATCGCCAAGGCCCTGCTGCCCACCGACGAGGCCCAGTTCAAGGGCAACGGCTTCCGGGTCCTGTCGGCCCCCGGCCCCGGCCTGGTCCCGCCGCTCTCCCTCAACCACAAGGGGATACTCGCCGACTACAAGGTCCGTGCGGCGCTGCTCAAGGGCATCGACCGGCAGGAGCTGGTGGACTCCGTCTTCAGCTCCTCCTACAAGCCCGCCACCAGCGTCCTCTCGTCGGTCACCCCGTACTACAAGGACTTCTCCGACAAGCTGCGCCACGACCCGGACGGCGCGAAGGCCCTGCTGGACAGCGCCGGCTGGAAGCCCGGCAAGGACGGCATCCGGGTGAAGGACGGCAAGCCGCTGGCCCTCACCTGGCTGATCCCCGCGCCGATGCCGCCCGCGAACGAGGCCGTGCAGCAGCAGCTCCGCAAGATCGGGGTCGATGTGAAGCTGAAGCCCGTCGCACCGCCCGTCTACGTGGAGCAGCAGCAGAAGGGGCAGTTCGACCTGACGGCCGTCGGGGTGACCCGCGCCGACCCGGACGTCCTGCGCAACCTCTTCTACAGCAAGGGCGACAACCTCTGGCACCTGCCCGCCGGCAAGCTCGACACCTACCTGGAGCAGGAGGTCTCGGCGACCGACGAGAAGGGCCGCCAGAGCGCCGTGAACAGCGCCGTCGAGTGGATCCTCGACCACGCCGACACCGTTCCGCTGTACGAGGGCGCCCAGGTCCACGGCGTGTCCGACAAGGTGCGCGGCTTCGGACTCGACGCCTCCAACCGGTTCGACCTGCACGACGCCTGGCTCGGCTGA